The sequence TGGCTCTGTACATGACTTTGCATAAATGAACCATTAACCAACTTATCGCATTGATGCCACGAGAAAGATGATAGATTCTCAAGCCCAGAAGTCGATGGTTCTTTAATGataaatgaaagcaaaaaaGACTTACCAATGACAATTTACTTGATAACTGATATTCTGATTCAAACCCTTGGTACTTTGGTTCTTGCAAAACTTCAACAAATTCATTCAGGCACAATTGTTTTGGGGAGTGATTCCCTGAGTCAACTTCACCAGAAAACAAACCATCTCGGCACGGTTCATCATGAAGATTCTAGAACAGCAGGCAACAATAACACAACATGAAGTTGTCAgcacaaatatatatttcactCTATAAGCATTAATTTATCATTACATATCCAACATACACAATTAAATGAGTGccaaaagattgaaatttgaaagaaagGGGAAACAGTATTAATGCTTATTACCACATTAATTCATATTGAGGCAGGGCATATACGTAAGTGATTGTAACAGATGTTAGTTGAGTGAGAGaagaaataccaaaaaataaaaaagattcaacAAAAGACAACAATCTTATAGAAGTATGctccaaaaatataaatgattgcAACAGATGTGAAGTGAGACTTGAGAGAGAAtgaattccataaaaaaaggtGTCAGCAAAAGACAAAAAACTTATGGAAGCACGCATCAAAAAATTCCCAGATACAGATTTATCACCAGTTTTGAGGGGCCAAAGTAAatattttccaagaaaaatagataaacaagcaatcagattataatgcttttcaaataagTAGTTAGTTCATTGATCTTTTCTGTACAATGTATTTAAAATGGGAAACAAACCAGAgattcagcagcagcagcaacaataaTGACACAAGTGATCAAACAAAGCCACCAACCTGTATTTCCTTTTCAAGGGCTTTTACTTCAGCATCTTCACTAGCAGCACTTTGAGCTTTCTAACAAGAAGCATATTCCAAAATTCAATGCCATTAGCAACTCAACCTtcaagagaagagaggagagcaACTTAACAAGGCTACTACTAACCTTTAGATTATCAAGATGACACAGGGCAAGACAGAGCAATTCTTCCTTCAATTTACAAAAGAAATCGACATAATCATTTAGCTCTGTTTTGGAGGAATAGTCAGTATTAGCCTCTCCAAGACCAATAAAAGAGGCCTGATCTTCAGCTCTGGTCCCTGAAGAGGCAACTTTAAATTCCCAGgaatcatcatcaaaatcatcattGTCACCTGCTAAATTAGACTCCTTTATAGCATTGATGAGGCTCAATCCATTTCCACTGGGGTTTTGGCCAGTAATAATGGCAGTATTCTGCTCAGCTTGACTGTACAAACTTGATATAAGATCATTGATAGCAAAGTTTGAATGAGGACTTTTAATGCCATCTATTGGCTTGGAATCAGGCAGCTCAGATGAAATGTCTTGATAACTCACAGGATCATTGGAATCCTCTTCTTCATCACCAAAAATGGACAAAGGCAGAGCTCCATTTTGACTGATTGACCTTGCCATGTTTCCCTGATCAAGAAGAGCAAATGATCATTATATCAGAGAGCAATATTTGCTCATGGATGCCTGCACCATTAGTGAACTTCACTCTGTCAAAGTTTCAAACATAAATCAAACTCAATCAATTTTGTAAAGATGGCGAATAAGAGAAGCAAGTATAAGCCTCCACAAAGGCATCTTAaatctacttaaaaaaaaaataaatccagattcacttgttttatttttgacgCCACATGCCTTGATGCAAACCaccatttaataaaatcaaccaCATAcagttttattcaaacatgaagCATTTGAAGTGAGGAACCACCTTGATTTCACCATCAAATGAAAATGCTTCCACAGCAGTAGAAACTTCAACAACCTCTGGCTCTTCCTATagccaaaaaacaaaaggtttcATATGTTTATGTTCTTCAAGAAGTTCAAACACTGTTGAatcgcaaaaataaataaataaactcatcACCTTATTTTTTGATCCAGTTTCTGAAAATGCATCTTTAAATTCCCAAGACTCTTCATCAGCATCAACTCCATCATCTGGGGAGGAATGCAAGCCCTTTTTGGTGTTGTTCTGCTCATTTTCAGAGGATGGATGGGACATGGTAGTGTCTTGAGCTAAAGCAGGGGTGAAATCAAATCCAAAGTCCCATTCAGTCGATTTTTGAGAGGTCTGTTGTGATGCACCAGATAAATCACCAGCACCAAGCATCCCACTACCAAATCCAAATGTGTATGTAGCTCCCTCTGAGTTTTCCACCCTTCTCCCATCACCCTTCAAACTAAAAAACGTAAGACTTGATAAACCAAATGACATGACAGAAGCAAAGCACATATCCATATTTAACAGCCCTTGTCATACAATTGTCATACAGTTTTAGCTACAGACACTAGAGGTATACAAAATTTTAGCTATTTCAAGGGCACATAATTAAGCAGCACTTATGCAAGAatgatcaaaaagaaaaagaaaaagaaaaagaaaaagaaaagacaaaaaagaaaccTAAGTTGAACACACGAGTTCTGTAATGCAACCACAATTTTGTGTTAAACCAAACATCCACCAGCATGTCCTGATTTATTGATGGTTTTCAATCTTATTAACTTGAGGTTTCTAATCCCTACTACGATATGCAAAACAACACAAGCAATATTTGTACACATTATCTTCAGTTGCTGAGAAGTGAAATGCCAATCACAGATGCTTCATTGTTAATTAGGACTGACAAAACCAAACAAGAcagttgaaattttaaatttattaaactgaatggaaagcaaactaaaattgaaatatatcttGTAAATCATCACAACTGTGCTACCTTAGTATTCCCATCTCCAGTCCCAAATTCTGATTCTGCAGCCTTGAAGTCCCACTCATCATCTCCACTAAAACCCTCATTTTCATCAAGTGAAATTGGATTCATCTGTTTTATATCTGAATTCACATCATTTAAGTTTGAATTTGTCAATCCATCCAAACCATTCCAGGTTGAGTTGGATCCATCATAACTCAATGTTGGCTTGATTTCAGTCTTGATCTGCTCACCCTGAACATAATGCAGAGGAATTTGTTAAACAAAGAGCAGaatagaaaacaataatatCCCTACTGCTAAGCTGCCAAAGCTGACACATCACTCTTTGCCAACACAAAGACACATACTCAACTGACAAAATATCAAGTAAAAATCAGAACATTTTTCGTCTATTTCCTCATTTTTTCTCAGCATGCAATGAAAAAGTTAAAACTAGAtgcaacacattaaaactaggTGCCACATATTCCAACTCAGATgacatgttaaattatttttcaaacttaatcTAAGGCAACCTGAAAATATCATTGCAGCCGTCAAATCAACACCAAGACTCAAGCTATCTAATTCCCTTTCTCATATTGCAGAATTTGAAATGAATCGAAGGTGGAAAAAGTTGATCGACACATTTCACAGTTTGAAAGCCGAGtatacaaagtttttttttctaacttttcctGACAGCTGTTTAGCTTAGACGAGGTAATATCCTGATTGTTTGGAGAGTAAAACAATCTACATCTTGAATTCAATCTCTTTAGATAATATCTTATTGGTGTACATGTCTTCATTCTtcctcaaaataaaatttctttcttttatggaAAGATCAAAGCAAAGTACATGGTTGAAAACATGCAATTCGTATGTACTCAGAGAGAAAACTATCCAGTATACAGTAAATtcaatcaataacaaaaattaacattttaccTTCTCTTTCTCATCTCTAGCCTGCATTTTGGAACCTGTTTCTTTGAACTCCCACCCATCGCTGTTACCAAGTGCTCTATTTCCATCAACCGTTCCCTTATCCAACCAATCCCTACTTGAATGATCTCCATTAACATGCGATGTCCACCCATTCAAATCCAAGCTCAAAGGGTTCCAACTTGAATTTAATCCATTAACATGCGATACCAATCCATTCTCAGTCCTCATTTCACCAGCCTGATTCCATAAATTTCCATTCAAAAGCATCAATAAAACAACTCCCACATTCAAATTCTCAAactaaaacaacaaacaagcaCACTTtcctaatctaaaaaaaactacaaatcaGCAGTTGACCCATATAAACCTAACTACTTAACTCacttaaaataaacaaacatacaaaacaaaatcaaaactttaccTTAGAAATCCCAATCTCCACAACAGTTTTACTGTCTTCACCTTCAAATTCCCACTTATCATCATCAAATCCCTCATTACCATGAACCAAACCCAAATCCACTCCATTTCCACTCAAATTCCCATCTTTcttaatcaaatttgattccaTTTTATTCGAATTCAATCCATTTTCCTTCAAATCCAAACCCAACCCCTTTGAATCCAATTCCCCCTTATTTACACCATTCACATTCAATCCAGTACCATTCAAATTTCCCAAATTCAAATCCGGCCCATCAAAATTGGATCTGAACCCATTATTCCTCTCCTTCTCTTTATATAAATTAGCTATCAAATCACTCACAATGACACCTGATCcctctttattttcattttttctaggCTCGCCCGAACCTGATCCTTCCTCCTCCTCAATTTCTCCAAATATCGAAAGGGGCAGAGCTCCTTTTGGCTTGTCCCACTGAGTCAAGTTATTAACTAAACTCGGTGCCGATCCAGGATGAGTCAGTGACTCGAtcaccttttgattttttgtagaGGATTCAAAATCGGCATTTGAGATTCTGGGCAGTGATAAGGCGTGGGAGTCTCCACTGGAATTGCCGCTGACAAAATTGAAATCTCCCCAATCATCGTCGTCAGTATTGTTGGTGTTGGTgaaatctgagccgttgatcatGGTGGGATTGTAATTAACGGCGTGAGCTGACGGAGCGAATATGAAGTCGCTAAAtaattcttctttcttcttcatcgTCTTTGTTTCACTGCCAATTGCTGTTGTTTTTGAGAGCTATGTAGCGCACTGCtggcattttatatttttaagtgcgCATGTTAAGAGTGAGCGCACTGcggtttattttagattttgattgaAAGAGTATTATAATTGGGTGATGGCTGATTCTGCTGATAGGGACCCAACTAGTGggatttctttctctctctgtaattttttttttgttttttgaatgattaatttgtgctatattttgattaattttatatgttttaaatttaataattatgtctaaaatttatgaaatttaaaattattaaactttaaaataattttagaaaataatcaaTTGAACTTAATTGATGCATAGTGTTTGTAATGCTGGGCTATAAAATTGTTTGacatattatgatttttttttctcgctcCATAATTATACCGTCtaaatatttagttgatttagtagataaatttttataagtttatctaattttattcacaaggaagaaaaacatttttatacatgttttagttaaaaaaataaaattaaaataacaaaagttttatagtttagtttttatattttttaaaatataatgtatAATGGAGAACATATCCTCTCTGTCACCACCATTTCTTCTATTTCAAGATATTAATCACGCAATAAGGGATCAGAAAGCAAGTTAAAGCACACAGTTGTTGAAGCACAACTTTTATTTCATCTCTTATTTTGAACACACTTTACATGACAAAGAATGAGGAAAATGGATCATTCTGCCCACAAAACAAATCTTTGGCAGAAGAAAACAACTTATAGATCACTCTTTAACATCTTTACTCTCAAAGTAAGCAAACAACACTCAAAACGACAAACCCTAGAAGGAATAGTAAGCAGAAATCACAGAAAGGACTCACAACACTAGATGAAAAAGCATTCCCAGAAACATAGACACAACACCTGCCCCTGAAACCAAAACCATTTGTGCCTGCAGAGCTACTCCATGTTGATGTATTTCTGTTCAAAACAACCACCATCCAATAATCATTAGAGCCAACTCCTGCTCCAGTATAGCTTTTGTCCTTAATGTACTTCTTAAACGGGGGTCGAGTATAATTATGAAGCAATGGAACTGCTTCCACTTCATCCGCAGGCGCGCAAACTGGCATCACGACAGCGTCTGTGACATGGCTAGTGCCGACGGCAGTTCTTTTAATTGATCAGGGTAGCTGTCTAGTTTATATCTGGTCAACAGGAGTGTTTCGTTCACAAGGTTGATCTAGCTTGTCAGCAATCTCATTAGCAAGGCATTTTGCCTTCTTGTTCTTGGTAAGGGCTGGGATGTCCAGGAACAGTGTCCTGTAAGCATTGATGTTCTTGAAGAGTTCGTGTTTTTCATCTGCAGATAGTACAAGAGACTTGCATGGATTAATTATCAGTTTAATGCAATGGAAACTAATCTATTTAGACATGATAATTCATTAATAACATGGCATGATTGCTAGATTGCAGATCATGTAAAAACAACAGAGAAAAAGATTTGTAATCTAACAACACTTCAATGCAAGCTGATCgtttaagaaaaccaaaaacagaTATCAagggagatagagagagaggagTACCGCCACAGCTCAGTACTGCAGAAGAAAACAAGAAGATTGCTTGAAAAAGCACAAAGAGGCCGATGTTAACTTGGAGAGAGGCCATAGCTAACAGGTTTAATTGCCCTTCTGAATATTACAACACAGAGAATTCTTAAGAAGATCAAAGAAGAGAAGATGCTgcaattaatttatatagtgttagcTTCTTTATACTTGAATATTTATTCTTTCCTTGTTTGATTGTGCTTGCATTTTTCTTTAATGTGAAGGCTGCTTCCAGATTCTCCTTTATGTCTCTGTTACACAAAGGAGCTGTAGATACCAAACCATgctttacaaaagcatttggTTTGGCTTCTATCAGGTTATACAGAAACCAAAAGGTTCTGCTCATAAAAATTTCTTGCCATGCATTTCTTGAGTTCCCTcagcaataaaaaaagagaaattttgaGCTCGAAGATTTATGCTCTCCTTTTTGCTTCAttaccttcttcttctcctcctgcATCTACCAATGTCAATCATACTACTTGATACAAAGAAAGGAAGAAGTAAAtctaaggaaagaaaagaaatcaaatggACTCCAAAAAGCTTATTCAAGAAACAGATGCAAACACAGAGAAGAGAACACAAAGGAAAAAGAAGCAGAAAGAGGCAGAGAAgctgcagaaaaaaaaaaaaatttctcagaATTTGAGTTAGGCGAGTGGGAATCAATGGACAGCTCAGTACAAAACCTCTCCGAATCCAATGAAAGTTTCAAGATTTTGTGTAATTCAAAAATTTCAAGGTTTTTAATGttacttaataaattttgatgatTATAAAAGTTCCAAGAATCTCTTTATCCTATAATTTCTTAAGGTATTTCAAAgaataactaaaataattatcacTTCTCAATTTCAAATTGGATCCCAAATCATGTAAACATTGGCTAAACATACACAAAtgttaaacataaaataaaataaaatacttaacaaCTACTgtattaattcaatcaaaataattgTATTCATAATAAGGTTACATTAAAAATTCTAGAATAAAAGTTTATTCCATagtttaattaaagagaaacaaacttgaaTATAATTCAAGAGTAGAGAATGGCAGTAGAATAGCTAGGTGGCTTTCAATATGCACTGAGTTTTTCCTCCGTTTTATGCTCTGTTCCTCTCTATTCTTTATGCTGCctcctcttttctttgttttttttttggtgtattgtGGGGTCTCTCTCCATCTCCCCTTGTCACCCCTAGCTGATCCCCTGGAAGTCTTATATATATT is a genomic window of Populus alba chromosome 5, ASM523922v2, whole genome shotgun sequence containing:
- the LOC118044967 gene encoding uncharacterized protein produces the protein MKKKEELFSDFIFAPSAHAVNYNPTMINGSDFTNTNNTDDDDWGDFNFVSGNSSGDSHALSLPRISNADFESSTKNQKVIESLTHPGSAPSLVNNLTQWDKPKGALPLSIFGEIEEEEGSGSGEPRKNENKEGSGVIVSDLIANLYKEKERNNGFRSNFDGPDLNLGNLNGTGLNVNGVNKGELDSKGLGLDLKENGLNSNKMESNLIKKDGNLSGNGVDLGLVHGNEGFDDDKWEFEGEDSKTVVEIGISKAGEMRTENGLVSHVNGLNSSWNPLSLDLNGWTSHVNGDHSSRDWLDKGTVDGNRALGNSDGWEFKETGSKMQARDEKEKGEQIKTEIKPTLSYDGSNSTWNGLDGLTNSNLNDVNSDIKQMNPISLDENEGFSGDDEWDFKAAESEFGTGDGNTKGDGRRVENSEGATYTFGFGSGMLGAGDLSGASQQTSQKSTEWDFGFDFTPALAQDTTMSHPSSENEQNNTKKGLHSSPDDGVDADEESWEFKDAFSETGSKNKEEPEVVEVSTAVEAFSFDGEIKGNMARSISQNGALPLSIFGDEEEDSNDPVSYQDISSELPDSKPIDGIKSPHSNFAINDLISSLYSQAEQNTAIITGQNPSGNGLSLINAIKESNLAGDNDDFDDDSWEFKVASSGTRAEDQASFIGLGEANTDYSSKTELNDYVDFFCKLKEELLCLALCHLDNLKKAQSAASEDAEVKALEKEIQNLHDEPCRDGLFSGEVDSGNHSPKQLCLNEFVEVLQEPKYQGFESEYQLSSKLSLVENDLRMTMEFLKHVASTIKILTLVSREEQSCYISTWSEILSVCARELKHGAIIWMQSLQKDVHDQILSKPQGKNYIIALGEIYRVIEVIGSSARLYKPWVLVSSTDPMGLFTLLSECSTLWSSSGLEEALQSISDPSGADYNRGLTTLIESIKNIHNLDTLTLYNHVFCGQGPICRLSVLAAGAVPGMKTVVWNGEHYFLTLANLWANLVSCDPPNLPRIHVG